Proteins encoded together in one Oncorhynchus mykiss isolate Arlee chromosome 7, USDA_OmykA_1.1, whole genome shotgun sequence window:
- the LOC110528068 gene encoding zona pellucida sperm-binding protein 3-like, protein MGLMMANTLRLLFKQLVWFLLVENFLLSPALSYTYSTGTWQQLPRRTPQFDNRPRFKQPPLQQTVSRPVRVETVAVTCHSDYMEIVVKADLFKLGNLIDVDDLRLGVEQYQDQEPCRATASAAGDEYRIFAALSDCGTKHMLNEDSLIYANLLRYTPRTTPDDVIRMAGAVIPIECHYERKYSLDSSSLQPTWIPFTATVSAEDTLQFSLKLMTSDWLYERGSGVYFLGDPINIEASVRVAHHTRFRVFVSSCVATLDPDSNSVPRYVFIESDGCLLDSQLPGSRSGFMRRTQDNKLGFHIDAFRFYQEDRAELYITCHLMAVPVMDHAEPSNKACSFIDGRWRSADENDLLCGHCSSLSRQKGVDQAPVQRPLSPRLGGSQLEPRVYRNKPPASGDNWSIGTKAKKVWDQDTTLGPMMVLPSKQKSTPLSPRTSGGIDIPGFPASTGDRKPVSPGSRWRGMDFKRGPYFAQSQNEVSPLGPRVGPKNKHGLVSSETYDGFIRQKELIAQQELEATPDPELIPTPEPIGDLEVTTEKEGLDEEEAQYEIGTY, encoded by the exons ATGGGCCTCATGATGGCAAACACGCTCAGGTTATTGTTCAAGCAACTGGTTTGGTTTTTACTTGTGGAAAACTTCTTACTCTCTCCTGCTTTGTCATATACTTATAGCACTGGCACATGGCAACAACTTCCAAGGCGAACACCGCAATTTGACAATCGTCCACGCtttaaacagcctccactccaaCAAACAGTTTCAAGGCCAGTTCGAGTAGAAACTGTCGCTGTGACGTGCCATTCAGACTACATGGAGATAGTCGTGAAGGCTGATCTGTTTAAACTCGGTAATCTAATTGACGTGGATGACCTGCGACTTGGAGTTGAACAGTACCAAGACCAAGAGCCGTGTAGGGCTACAGCTTCAGCAGCCGGAGATGAGTACAGAATATTTGCAGCACTTTCGGACTGTGGAACCAAGCACatg CTGAACGAAGACTCATTGATCTACGCAAACCTCCTCAGATATACACCCAGAACCACACCAGATGACGTTATTCGAATGGCTGGTGCTGTAATCCCAATTGAGTGTCATTATGAAAG GAAGTACAGTTTGGACAGCTCTTCTCTCCAGCCGACCTGGATCCCTTTCACCGCCACAGTGTCTGCTGAAGACACCCTGCAGTTCTCATTGAAGCTTATGACAA GTGACTGGCTCTATGAGCGGGGTTCTGGAGTCTACTTCCTGGGTGATCCCATCAACATTGAGGCGTCTGTCAGGGTTGCTCACCACACCAGGTTCAGGGTCTTTGTTAGCAGCTGCGTGGCCACACTAGACCCTGATAGCAACTCTGTTCCCAGATATGTCTTCATTGAGAGTGATGG GTGCTTGTTGGATTCCCAGCTGCCTGGTTCCCGCTCTGGTTTCATGCGTAGAACCCAGGACAACAAGCTCGGGTTCCACATTGATGCCTTTAGGTTCTACCAGGAGGACAGGGCAGAG CTGTACATCACCTGCCATCTTATGGCAGTCCCTGTCATGGACCATGCAGAGCCTAGCAACAAGGCATGCTCCTTCATTGATGGCAG ATGGAGGTCTGCTGATGAGAATGATTTGCTATGTGGTCATTGTTCAAGCCTGAGTAGACAGAAGGGGGTTGATCAAGCTCCAGTACAACGTCCCCTCAGTCCAAGACTAGGTGGTAGCCAACTTGAACCTCGTGTCTACCGCAACAAACCCCCAGCCTCTGGTGACAATTGGAGTATTGGGACGAAGGCCAAGAAAG TATGGGACCAGGATACTACTTTGGGCCCCATGATGGTCCTCCCAAGTAAACAGAAGAGTACACCTCTATCTCCACGGACGAGTGGCGGTATCGATATACCTGGCTTCCCTGCCTCAACAGGGGACAGGAAGCCCGTATCACCTGGCAGTCGTTGGCGTGGCATGGACTTCAAGAGAG gacCTTATTTCGCCCAATCCCAAAATGAGGTTAGTCCCTTGGGCCCAAGGGTTGGACCCAAGAACAAGCACGGTCTCGTTAGCTCTGAAACATATGATGGCTTCATCAGGCAGAAAGAACTAATCGCCCAACAAG AGCTGGAGGCCACTCCAGACCCTGAGTTGATTCCTACACCTGAGCCCATTGGAGACCTTGAGGTTACCACAGAGAAAGAGGGTCTGGATGAAGAGGAGGCTCAGTATGAGATTGGAACCTATTGA